The Oscillatoria sp. FACHB-1407 genome window below encodes:
- a CDS encoding zinc-binding dehydrogenase, producing MGKVRAVVVEPNASERWVLRDVDAPIPAPNEALVRVVAVSLNRGEVRRSLTAQAGWQPGWDLAGVIETPAADGSSPPSGTRVVGFVSSGAWSELVAVPTHAIAPLPDQVSFAQASTLPVAGLTAYHALKQGGLLLGKSVLITGATGGVGNFAIQLARLSGATVVAHIRKSDQQALVKEAGAQFTVVAEDLPLDSGYAPYDLVVESVGGKTLSAALGSIASDGTVVLFGTSGGNEVTFNAQRFYGLSSGASLYGLILFHELKRESASVGLQRLLRLVAAEQLKPHISVEAPWTQIADLAQQLLDRRFLGKAVLHLAEP from the coding sequence ATGGGTAAAGTTCGGGCTGTTGTAGTTGAACCCAATGCTTCGGAACGGTGGGTACTTAGAGACGTCGATGCCCCCATTCCTGCCCCCAATGAAGCTCTGGTTCGAGTTGTAGCCGTCTCTCTCAATCGTGGAGAAGTGAGGCGATCGCTCACGGCTCAAGCAGGGTGGCAACCCGGTTGGGATTTAGCAGGAGTGATAGAGACTCCAGCAGCAGATGGTTCTAGTCCCCCATCAGGGACACGAGTCGTGGGCTTTGTGTCATCAGGTGCCTGGAGTGAGTTGGTGGCAGTCCCTACCCATGCGATCGCTCCTCTGCCAGATCAGGTTTCCTTTGCTCAAGCCTCTACCCTACCTGTGGCAGGACTCACCGCCTATCATGCGCTGAAACAGGGTGGTTTGCTCCTCGGTAAATCTGTCCTGATTACAGGGGCAACGGGGGGCGTGGGTAACTTTGCGATTCAACTGGCACGCTTGTCAGGGGCAACGGTAGTCGCTCACATTCGTAAGTCAGATCAGCAGGCACTGGTCAAAGAAGCAGGCGCACAGTTCACTGTGGTTGCAGAAGACTTACCACTCGATAGCGGATACGCTCCCTATGATCTGGTTGTTGAGTCGGTGGGTGGCAAAACTCTCAGTGCTGCGTTGGGATCGATCGCATCTGATGGAACGGTTGTGTTGTTTGGAACCTCTGGTGGCAATGAGGTGACATTTAACGCTCAACGCTTTTATGGATTGAGCAGTGGTGCGAGTTTGTATGGTCTCATTCTGTTCCATGAGTTAAAGCGTGAATCTGCATCGGTTGGGTTGCAGCGATTACTGCGATTAGTAGCCGCAGAGCAACTCAAACCCCACATCTCTGTAGAGGCTCCCTGGACACAAATTGCTGATCTGGCACAACAATTGCTCGATCGCCGTTTCTTAGGGAAAGCCGTTTTGCATCTTGCCGAGCCGTAG
- a CDS encoding acyl-CoA dehydrogenase family protein, translated as MSSLVTPVTPSHSTADHFAIADELVQEFAATAVQRDRQGGTAQAERDRIRQSGLLKLIIPQPYGGWGETWETALHITRRFATVDSSIAHLFSYHHLGVVAPHVFGNPEQAQRYYTLTAERNWFWCNGFNPLDRRVVLTPDGDGFRLNGTKSFCSGSVDSDLIPVSAVQEGFTTFRIVIVPTQREGVLVHGDWDNMGQRQTDSGSISFSNVRIEADEILSPIPEGEVFKTFRSCLTQVTFTNIYLGITQGAFEAAKQYTQTQTRPWLTSGVESATQDPYILLHYGEMAIALEAATLLADRATQLVQTAWDKGYDLTPEERGECALAIAKAKAFVTKTGLDITSKIFEVMGTRATAASYGFDRYWRNLRTFTLHDPVDYKIRAVGNWALNHELPKPDFYS; from the coding sequence ATGTCTTCTCTCGTCACACCCGTCACTCCATCTCACTCTACAGCTGACCATTTTGCGATCGCTGATGAACTCGTGCAGGAATTTGCGGCTACAGCCGTACAGCGCGATCGCCAGGGAGGAACAGCCCAGGCAGAGCGCGATCGCATCCGCCAGAGCGGGTTGCTGAAGCTGATCATTCCTCAACCGTATGGTGGTTGGGGTGAAACCTGGGAGACAGCCCTGCATATTACACGTCGCTTTGCCACGGTTGATAGTTCGATCGCCCACTTGTTTTCCTACCATCATTTGGGAGTGGTTGCCCCGCATGTGTTTGGTAATCCAGAACAGGCACAGCGATATTACACGTTAACCGCTGAACGCAACTGGTTTTGGTGCAACGGGTTTAATCCGCTTGATCGACGAGTTGTGCTCACTCCGGATGGAGATGGCTTTCGTTTGAATGGAACGAAGAGTTTTTGTTCGGGTTCGGTTGACTCTGATTTGATCCCCGTGAGTGCGGTGCAGGAAGGGTTCACGACATTCCGTATTGTGATTGTGCCGACGCAGCGTGAAGGCGTTCTGGTCCATGGGGATTGGGATAACATGGGACAGCGACAGACCGATAGCGGTAGCATTAGTTTCTCGAATGTGCGAATTGAGGCAGACGAGATTTTGTCACCCATTCCAGAGGGAGAAGTCTTCAAAACATTTCGCTCTTGCCTAACGCAGGTCACATTCACCAATATCTATTTGGGCATTACTCAAGGTGCCTTTGAAGCCGCAAAACAGTACACTCAAACCCAGACTCGTCCGTGGCTCACCTCAGGAGTGGAGTCTGCTACGCAAGATCCCTACATTTTGCTCCATTATGGAGAGATGGCGATCGCCCTGGAAGCCGCTACCCTCCTGGCGGATCGTGCCACTCAACTGGTGCAGACCGCTTGGGACAAAGGCTATGATTTAACACCAGAAGAACGGGGTGAGTGTGCGCTGGCGATCGCTAAAGCGAAAGCGTTTGTAACTAAAACGGGACTCGATATCACCAGCAAAATCTTTGAGGTGATGGGCACTCGCGCTACGGCTGCGAGTTACGGATTTGACCGCTACTGGCGCAATCTCCGCACATTTACGCTCCATGATCCAGTGGATTACAAGATTCGGGCAGTGGGTAACTGGGCACTCAATCATGAGTTGCCGAAGCCCGATTTCTACTCCTGA
- a CDS encoding CHAT domain-containing protein, translating to MSAIASRLWFLGLISCGVLPLLASVPVQAQSIRAEPNSAGTVVDQNGNRFTITGGTQSGSNLFHSFEQFGLSAAEIASFVSRPDIQNILGRVTGGQASLIDGLLEVTGGNSNLYLLNPAGILFGANARLDLPASFYATTATGIGFGNNTFNAVGSNNYAALIGNPDSFAFTLSQAGAIVNAGNLVVNPGESVGLIGGTVVNTGTISAPGGTITLAAIPGANRVRVSQIGSLLSLELEPPDGSWDGINPLPFTPLSLPELLTGGDIATATGLVTNPDGTIRLSSTSVPIQPGTAITSGTLNTATDATISTDAMNRVSAVPQINVLGDRVALLAANLNASATNGGGTVRIGGDYQGQGSVFNASRTFVSQDSTITADALESGNGGRAIVWADETTRFLGTISAQGGQTAGDGGFVEVSGAQNLLFEGLVNVGATNGQLGTLLLDPTNITIWDSTDSPGVTAALPDIFAADLPGDVFINSTTLAGQTGNIILEATNDITIRNVAGGGIALNFVPGGSITFTADSDGSGAGDFIMNAGSSIDTAGRNITISGTNLTLTNLETGSNGGNAPGGVITLTATEDITVDGLSSANFPITGDAGDGGAITLNAGGDITISPVIGVRSFSQTNVANAGDGGAISFTAGGDITVGNILDSTSSGGLNSGDGGAITLTSTAGSITTGGVSASSSSNSGTAGTGGAVTFTATAGSITTGSVSTFSSITSGTEGTGGAIALTARDSVTATSLLSDNTDITLTGNEIDFDGFSGQDNNITLQPFSPDRAIAINGVTDSGTATLDLLSSEISLLFSIRTITIGREGGSGTVTVNTGSYIGPSNLRGASTLISVGDAIWRIDGTNSGTLDNLSFTSVPNLRGGDGNDTFTLFSGGSLTGTISGGGGTNTLRGGSASPGSGDNNWVITGSNAGSLNGTAFTEFQSLEGSSGADSFEFRSNTQFTGNINDNGGVLRLTGDTVNLTGNITAFNSPLTIEASQGNINVRNITTGSSTGGSITLTARSGAITTGNLSTAASTSGGAITIIARDAITISTIDTSGNSGNGGNVTLDPSGDIQVTSINADGGTSGRGGTVDITTGRFFRATGSFTNRNGLLSSISAAGGTGNGTVIIRHGGNGATPFVIGANFRGSDLTGINGTAAAITNGTDTFSVGESFNSSITRGNLQLITGGDGSGGDDPDECDFIDCGDDDDYDDEEYDYEEEEEYYIEEPLARESLLAIQQQTGIRPALIYVSFVSTDVPIATTFERQEAIATQQFASHLDRPNPTQPPTLAIAPQDTDELTLLLVTPDGENIYRRIPGVTRAEVIEASQQLRAAVTNPRLVRTRTYLPAAKQLYDWMIAPLQAELQAEEIKNIGFILDSGLRTIPLAALHDGQGFLIENYSIGLMPSLNLVDTRYEDIRDSAVLAAGTSDFRGFGLDPLPAVPAEIEAISNLWEGQTSTLEGNQFTIAQLQAARLERPFGIVHLATHGEFVPGNLANSYIQFSDTRLRLDQIRTLGFNDPPVELMVLSACRMALGSETAELGFAGLAVQAGVKTALASLWSISDEGTLGLMTEFYEELRTQPIKAEALRQAQLAMAEGRVRVEGDRLVLSSTDGEEIALDLPETLDGRGDRDFIHPYYWAGFTLVGSPW from the coding sequence ATGTCTGCGATCGCCTCTCGTCTATGGTTCCTCGGTCTTATCTCCTGCGGAGTGTTGCCACTGCTCGCTTCAGTTCCAGTGCAAGCGCAGTCGATCAGGGCCGAACCGAACAGTGCCGGAACGGTGGTTGACCAGAATGGCAATCGCTTTACCATCACCGGGGGAACGCAATCTGGCAGCAATTTATTTCACAGCTTTGAACAGTTTGGCTTGAGTGCCGCAGAAATTGCTTCCTTTGTTTCCCGTCCTGACATTCAAAACATCTTGGGACGGGTTACCGGAGGGCAAGCCTCACTCATTGATGGTTTGCTGGAAGTCACCGGGGGCAACTCTAATCTGTATCTCCTAAATCCCGCAGGCATTCTATTTGGAGCTAATGCTCGGCTGGATTTACCTGCTTCCTTTTATGCCACCACTGCGACTGGCATCGGCTTTGGCAACAACACGTTTAACGCGGTTGGTTCTAACAACTACGCGGCACTGATCGGTAATCCTGATAGTTTTGCTTTTACCCTGAGTCAAGCGGGAGCCATTGTCAATGCAGGCAACCTGGTTGTGAATCCTGGTGAAAGTGTCGGTCTTATTGGTGGAACGGTCGTCAACACAGGCACTATTTCCGCACCGGGAGGAACGATTACCTTAGCGGCGATTCCCGGAGCAAATCGAGTCCGAGTGAGTCAGATAGGGAGTCTGCTCAGTTTAGAACTAGAGCCACCGGACGGCAGTTGGGATGGCATCAATCCGCTGCCCTTTACGCCCCTCTCTCTGCCAGAACTGCTAACCGGAGGAGACATTGCCACGGCAACGGGTCTAGTCACCAATCCCGATGGCACAATTCGACTGAGTAGCACTTCCGTTCCCATTCAACCCGGAACAGCAATCACCTCTGGAACCCTCAATACCGCTACAGACGCGACCATCAGTACAGACGCGATGAATCGCGTCTCTGCGGTTCCCCAGATTAATGTTCTGGGCGATCGCGTGGCTTTGTTGGCAGCTAATCTGAATGCCTCGGCAACTAACGGGGGCGGCACGGTTCGGATTGGTGGCGACTATCAGGGACAGGGAAGCGTGTTCAATGCCTCCCGCACCTTTGTCAGTCAAGATTCTACGATCACCGCAGATGCGTTAGAGAGTGGCAATGGCGGACGGGCGATCGTCTGGGCAGATGAAACCACTCGCTTTTTAGGCACGATTTCCGCCCAAGGGGGACAAACCGCTGGAGATGGCGGTTTTGTCGAAGTGTCAGGGGCACAAAACCTGCTGTTTGAGGGCTTGGTGAATGTAGGAGCTACTAACGGTCAATTGGGAACGCTATTACTCGATCCCACGAACATCACGATCTGGGATAGCACTGATAGTCCAGGTGTGACAGCAGCACTTCCTGATATTTTTGCGGCTGACTTGCCAGGGGATGTTTTTATTAACAGCACAACATTAGCAGGTCAAACCGGAAATATTATTCTGGAAGCGACCAATGACATCACGATTCGGAATGTAGCGGGTGGGGGGATTGCGCTAAACTTTGTGCCCGGTGGTTCCATTACGTTTACGGCTGATTCAGATGGATCTGGGGCTGGCGATTTCATCATGAATGCGGGCAGTTCTATCGATACAGCCGGACGTAATATTACAATTTCTGGAACCAATCTGACCCTGACTAACCTAGAGACAGGATCAAATGGTGGAAATGCGCCAGGGGGAGTGATCACCCTCACCGCAACTGAGGACATTACTGTAGACGGTCTGTCCTCGGCTAACTTTCCAATTACAGGAGATGCGGGCGATGGAGGAGCCATCACGCTCAATGCAGGCGGCGACATTACTATATCGCCAGTGATAGGAGTAAGATCATTCTCCCAAACCAATGTTGCCAATGCAGGAGATGGAGGAGCGATTTCATTTACGGCGGGTGGCGATATTACAGTGGGGAACATTTTAGATTCCACTTCCTCAGGCGGCTTAAACTCAGGCGATGGAGGAGCCATCACCCTCACCTCAACAGCAGGCAGTATTACGACCGGAGGTGTAAGTGCCTCTTCATCTTCAAACTCTGGAACAGCGGGAACTGGGGGTGCTGTTACGTTTACTGCAACAGCAGGCAGTATTACGACCGGAAGTGTAAGCACCTTTTCATCTATAACTTCTGGAACGGAAGGAACTGGAGGTGCGATCGCCCTCACTGCAAGAGATAGTGTCACCGCTACTTCCCTTTTGAGTGACAATACCGACATTACCCTGACCGGAAATGAGATTGACTTTGATGGTTTCTCTGGGCAAGACAATAACATTACCCTTCAACCTTTTAGCCCTGATCGGGCGATCGCCATTAATGGTGTCACAGACAGTGGCACTGCAACGTTAGATCTCTTAAGCAGCGAAATTAGCTTGCTCTTCTCGATTAGGACGATCACGATTGGTAGAGAGGGAGGGAGTGGCACAGTCACCGTTAATACTGGCTCTTATATTGGTCCCTCCAACCTACGAGGAGCTTCTACTTTAATCAGCGTTGGCGATGCAATCTGGCGCATTGATGGAACGAATAGTGGAACGCTTGATAATCTTTCTTTTACCTCCGTGCCAAATCTGCGTGGAGGTGACGGTAATGATACATTTACTCTCTTCAGTGGAGGGAGCCTCACGGGAACCATATCGGGAGGGGGTGGAACCAATACCTTAAGGGGGGGCAGTGCTTCTCCTGGTTCTGGTGATAATAACTGGGTGATTACAGGTTCAAATGCTGGCTCTCTCAATGGCACTGCCTTTACCGAGTTTCAGTCTTTAGAGGGTTCATCAGGAGCCGACTCTTTTGAATTTAGAAGCAACACACAATTTACAGGCAACATCAATGACAATGGTGGCGTATTGCGACTAACAGGCGATACGGTAAATTTGACAGGCAATATCACTGCCTTTAATAGCCCTCTAACAATTGAAGCGAGCCAGGGCAACATTAATGTAAGAAATATCACGACTGGTAGCAGCACGGGTGGGTCAATCACGCTTACCGCTCGCAGCGGCGCAATTACAACAGGTAACTTAAGCACAGCCGCTAGTACCAGTGGTGGCGCGATTACTATTATTGCCAGAGATGCCATCACCATAAGCACGATTGATACAAGCGGCAACAGTGGCAATGGGGGAAATGTTACCCTTGACCCCAGTGGCGATATTCAAGTCACTTCCATCAATGCGGATGGTGGCACCAGCGGCAGAGGGGGAACGGTCGATATCACGACAGGGAGGTTTTTCCGGGCAACAGGTTCGTTTACGAATCGCAATGGTTTACTATCAAGCATTTCTGCGGCTGGGGGAACTGGTAATGGAACGGTGATCATTCGCCATGGGGGCAATGGGGCAACACCGTTTGTCATTGGTGCAAACTTTAGAGGCAGCGATCTGACTGGAATTAATGGCACAGCTGCTGCGATTACCAATGGAACTGATACTTTTAGCGTTGGAGAGTCGTTTAACAGCAGCATCACACGCGGCAATCTGCAACTGATCACAGGAGGTGACGGCTCAGGGGGAGATGACCCAGATGAGTGCGACTTCATCGATTGCGGGGATGATGATGATTACGATGACGAGGAGTATGACTACGAAGAGGAAGAGGAATATTACATTGAGGAACCGCTAGCCCGCGAAAGCCTGCTTGCCATTCAACAGCAAACGGGCATTAGACCGGCTCTGATTTATGTCAGTTTTGTGTCTACTGATGTGCCGATCGCCACTACCTTTGAGCGACAAGAAGCGATCGCCACACAGCAGTTTGCCAGTCACCTCGATCGCCCCAACCCAACTCAACCGCCAACCTTGGCGATCGCCCCTCAAGATACCGATGAACTGACGCTTCTTTTAGTCACCCCCGATGGAGAAAACATCTATCGTCGAATCCCCGGTGTGACTCGTGCCGAAGTGATTGAAGCCTCTCAACAACTACGAGCCGCCGTGACCAATCCTCGACTAGTCCGGACTCGCACCTACTTGCCTGCGGCAAAACAACTCTATGACTGGATGATTGCCCCTCTGCAAGCTGAACTGCAAGCCGAAGAAATTAAAAATATTGGTTTCATTCTGGATTCTGGATTGCGAACCATTCCTCTGGCAGCATTGCACGATGGGCAGGGTTTCCTGATTGAAAACTACAGCATTGGATTAATGCCTAGCTTGAATCTGGTGGATACGCGCTATGAAGACATCCGCGACAGTGCGGTGTTAGCCGCTGGAACCTCAGACTTTCGGGGGTTTGGGCTTGATCCACTGCCAGCGGTTCCAGCCGAAATAGAGGCGATTTCTAACCTGTGGGAAGGGCAGACCAGCACCCTAGAAGGCAATCAGTTTACGATCGCTCAGTTACAAGCGGCACGGTTAGAGCGTCCCTTTGGCATTGTGCATTTAGCAACTCACGGTGAATTTGTTCCCGGCAATCTGGCAAATTCTTACATTCAGTTCAGCGATACTCGCCTACGCCTTGACCAGATTCGGACGTTAGGCTTTAACGATCCTCCCGTTGAACTCATGGTCTTAAGTGCCTGTCGTATGGCATTGGGGAGTGAGACGGCAGAACTGGGCTTTGCTGGATTAGCGGTTCAGGCAGGTGTTAAAACGGCTCTTGCAAGCCTCTGGAGTATCAGTGACGAGGGCACCTTAGGGTTGATGACCGAGTTTTATGAAGAGTTGCGTACTCAACCGATCAAAGCAGAAGCACTCCGTCAAGCCCAACTGGCAATGGCAGAAGGTCGAGTACGGGTTGAAGGCGATCGCCTGGTCTTGAGTAGCACGGATGGTGAAGAGATCGCTTTGGATCTACCCGAAACCCTGGATGGTCGTGGCGATCGTGATTTTATCCACCCCTATTACTGGGCAGGTTTCACACTAGTGGGTAGCCCCTGGTAA
- a CDS encoding YidH family protein, giving the protein MRSAIALMGFGVLIVRLRILRPPLAPQPPVNGWKLGLAFAIVGLPMVLLSTQHYFGVRNDIKQDTYEPPDRRVILSRITFLILGLGVVYYVFSAPLDALNTIILE; this is encoded by the coding sequence ATGCGAAGTGCGATCGCCTTGATGGGGTTTGGAGTACTGATTGTCCGTTTGCGAATTTTGCGCCCACCGCTTGCCCCTCAGCCTCCTGTCAATGGTTGGAAACTGGGTCTGGCATTTGCGATCGTGGGCTTGCCCATGGTGCTGCTCTCGACTCAACATTACTTTGGGGTGCGAAATGACATTAAGCAGGACACCTACGAACCGCCCGATCGCCGGGTTATCCTTTCCAGGATCACATTTTTAATATTGGGACTGGGAGTTGTCTATTACGTTTTTTCTGCTCCTTTAGACGCGCTCAACACCATCATCTTGGAATAG
- a CDS encoding DUF928 domain-containing protein — protein sequence MIGFDQLRYLTHLLKTAKYSLKAGGLAWFLAVLLIAPSVLAQIELPTLIASGWGVPSGNRRGGGQRAGSCPNVNIPLTALVPLQDDNGTLVAQGSTASDHPTLWFYVPYTIGDAMTASLWLEEPEPGSDPSADRIYYTQREILSLPPTPPGIVSIQLPRSEPALTVGNTYRWLLVVTCDASDASSNKVAEVELSRIASDSTVSVGNTASLESRLNAYRQARLWSEFITALGTAYCQSSSRPLNTNSVVATEWSQTLQEIGLEAIATQSDVTCSAR from the coding sequence ATGATTGGGTTTGACCAATTGCGTTATTTGACGCATCTCCTGAAAACAGCTAAGTATTCCTTGAAAGCAGGAGGGCTTGCCTGGTTTCTAGCCGTTTTACTCATTGCTCCCTCCGTGTTGGCGCAGATAGAGCTACCGACCCTGATCGCATCGGGATGGGGCGTTCCCAGTGGCAATCGCAGAGGGGGTGGGCAGCGGGCGGGCAGTTGCCCTAATGTCAATATTCCGTTGACAGCCCTCGTGCCACTTCAAGATGATAACGGCACTCTGGTTGCTCAAGGCTCAACTGCCTCTGATCATCCCACCCTGTGGTTTTATGTCCCTTACACTATTGGGGATGCGATGACCGCTTCACTCTGGCTTGAGGAACCTGAACCGGGCAGCGACCCCTCCGCCGATCGCATCTACTACACTCAACGCGAGATTCTGTCCCTGCCTCCAACCCCCCCTGGAATTGTCAGCATTCAACTCCCCAGAAGTGAACCCGCTCTCACCGTCGGCAACACCTATCGTTGGCTGTTAGTGGTGACATGCGATGCGAGTGATGCTTCCAGCAACAAAGTAGCAGAAGTTGAGCTATCACGGATTGCATCTGATTCAACCGTGTCAGTTGGTAATACTGCTTCCTTGGAAAGCCGACTGAATGCCTACCGACAGGCAAGGCTCTGGAGCGAATTCATTACCGCTTTGGGAACAGCGTATTGTCAATCCTCCAGCAGACCACTAAATACTAACAGTGTGGTTGCCACGGAATGGAGTCAAACCTTGCAAGAGATTGGACTGGAGGCGATCGCCACACAGTCCGATGTGACCTGCTCTGCTCGGTAG
- a CDS encoding helix-turn-helix domain-containing protein — protein sequence MGKQKQAVKQLDYCQTNASDQIVPNPPVLRSLGWSGMHFELHQQPIFATDEHHHTMHVLACGVIGSARQNAPGARSLDGKRSHERRGSSDIAIIPAEITHSCSWDTPAQFMVLAIDPILLKQVGQDWVNPDRIELLPRFMSDSDAFIHHIFSTLKTEAEIGGMGSRLLVDSLKTALAVHLLRNYCATRPKLSSYVNGLPQNTLTLVKEYINSNLHQDLRLDELAAIAQLSPYHFIRLFKQSLGITPYQYILQCRLKQAKHLLQHSELSIIEIAHRTGFCDQSHLTRYFKRILGVTPKQLLQSR from the coding sequence ATGGGGAAACAGAAGCAGGCTGTCAAACAACTGGATTATTGCCAGACGAACGCATCCGATCAGATCGTTCCTAACCCTCCTGTTTTAAGGAGTTTGGGCTGGTCAGGGATGCATTTTGAACTGCATCAACAACCGATCTTTGCGACTGATGAACACCACCACACAATGCATGTGTTAGCTTGTGGGGTGATTGGTTCAGCCCGCCAAAATGCACCGGGGGCGCGATCGCTCGATGGTAAGCGATCGCATGAAAGACGTGGTTCCAGCGACATTGCTATTATTCCAGCCGAAATCACGCATTCCTGTAGTTGGGATACTCCGGCTCAATTTATGGTGTTGGCAATTGACCCTATCCTTTTGAAACAGGTTGGACAGGATTGGGTAAACCCTGACCGAATTGAACTACTACCCCGGTTTATGAGTGACTCAGATGCATTCATACACCATATTTTTTCAACCTTGAAAACAGAAGCTGAGATCGGAGGAATGGGAAGCCGTTTGCTGGTTGATAGTCTTAAAACCGCATTAGCGGTTCATCTCTTGCGGAACTATTGCGCTACTCGCCCTAAACTCTCCAGTTATGTCAATGGGTTGCCTCAAAATACACTAACTCTTGTAAAAGAGTATATCAATAGCAATCTTCATCAAGATTTGAGATTAGATGAGCTTGCGGCGATCGCGCAACTCAGTCCCTATCACTTTATCCGATTGTTTAAGCAAAGTTTAGGAATTACACCTTATCAATACATTTTGCAGTGTCGATTGAAGCAAGCAAAACATCTTTTGCAACACAGCGAGTTAAGCATTATTGAAATTGCTCATCGAACGGGTTTTTGTGATCAAAGTCATTTAACTCGTTACTTTAAACGCATACTGGGTGTTACACCTAAACAATTGTTGCAGTCAAGATAG
- a CDS encoding ATP-binding cassette domain-containing protein encodes MEWTQSAGSNKALELLNSRSIDFGSTTGAAALIGKTNGNLIQSIYVDSKPEWTALFSDALPRQLSGGMAQRVAIAHALVTKPMTLLLDEPFTALDVFTRATLQDHLLDIWNDDRPTLILVTHDIEEALVLSDHVILLRPNPGQIHREFTLDLPRPRRRTDAHLQRWKERLVDELNLSLIERSLTEV; translated from the coding sequence GTGGAATGGACTCAGAGTGCAGGCAGTAACAAAGCCCTGGAATTGCTCAACAGCCGCAGCATCGATTTTGGTTCCACTACAGGAGCCGCTGCACTCATTGGAAAGACGAACGGCAACCTCATCCAATCTATCTATGTTGATTCCAAGCCGGAATGGACGGCATTATTTAGCGACGCACTGCCCCGGCAGCTATCGGGTGGAATGGCACAACGAGTTGCGATCGCTCACGCCCTAGTCACGAAGCCCATGACATTATTGTTAGATGAGCCGTTTACCGCGCTGGATGTCTTTACTCGTGCTACGCTTCAGGATCATTTGCTGGATATCTGGAATGACGATCGCCCCACGTTGATTTTGGTAACACATGACATCGAAGAGGCACTGGTTCTCAGCGATCATGTTATTCTATTGCGACCCAATCCAGGGCAAATTCATCGAGAGTTCACGCTTGATCTGCCCCGTCCACGCAGGCGCACAGACGCTCATCTGCAACGCTGGAAAGAGCGGTTAGTAGATGAGTTGAATCTGTCGCTAATCGAGCGATCGCTCACTGAAGTCTAA
- a CDS encoding class I SAM-dependent methyltransferase family protein, which yields MPKDWFEWHDLYQSDQRLQQRLEIVQEHIKTSLDNAPPGLIRIVSVCAGDGRDLLGVIPNHPRVHDIQARLVNLNPQLVERGRQAIATTGLSDQITFVNGDATYSNAYAGAVPADIVLVCGVFGNLPDEAELQRLIGNLKYLAKPDAFVLWTRSYADGIAYPEIVRKHFREANFEEIIYRLTATGDMGVGLHRYRGETAPHPLIKLYLSLQV from the coding sequence ATGCCAAAAGATTGGTTTGAGTGGCACGATTTGTATCAGAGTGATCAACGCTTACAACAACGTTTAGAGATCGTGCAGGAGCACATCAAAACCAGCTTAGATAATGCGCCACCGGGTCTTATACGCATTGTGAGTGTATGTGCTGGAGATGGACGAGATTTGTTGGGTGTAATTCCTAACCATCCTCGCGTTCATGATATTCAAGCTCGATTAGTTAACCTCAATCCTCAATTAGTGGAACGAGGGCGACAGGCGATCGCCACCACAGGATTAAGCGACCAGATCACCTTTGTGAATGGAGACGCGACTTATTCTAATGCTTATGCTGGGGCTGTTCCAGCCGATATTGTATTAGTCTGTGGAGTTTTTGGCAACTTACCAGATGAAGCCGAGTTACAGCGATTAATTGGCAATCTGAAGTATTTGGCAAAACCAGATGCCTTCGTGTTGTGGACTCGTTCCTACGCGGATGGAATTGCCTATCCCGAAATTGTTCGCAAACATTTTCGGGAGGCCAACTTTGAGGAAATCATTTATCGCCTAACCGCCACTGGAGACATGGGCGTTGGGCTACATCGCTATCGAGGTGAAACGGCTCCCCACCCGCTAATCAAACTCTATTTGTCTTTACAGGTATAG